The following coding sequences lie in one Vanessa tameamea isolate UH-Manoa-2023 chromosome 17, ilVanTame1 primary haplotype, whole genome shotgun sequence genomic window:
- the LOC113400573 gene encoding uncharacterized protein LOC113400573, whose protein sequence is MSPYYFLLVFCCLISSLWAKRGGGGSGGRSIGSHYPASNGLSGNSYVHTYPHAPQSYPRGTQTHSYPHTPGLSGNSHSPHGMRHTAQVNHYHYYPPQQISYGSVQHPVFHGHPPVYVYEYRNSGSRFDNLLTGLALYNLGRMSANRHDHYHNGEYTRRPGEICKLSIHKTNGEYEETRIDCKLMSSFIWDAEREQKISTNVTKTVTVVQNVTKDGNSTVLIQNTTVVDALQVKGPSINVTPGMSCFMIRVSRETSILKRKVECGLLQEYATKSLRYNSGTAISPMILVLLSTFISLQILKSHTSLNCK, encoded by the coding sequence ATGTcgccttattattttttacttgtatTTTGCTGTCTAATATCATCTCTATGGGCGAAAAGAGGGGGTGGAGGTTCCGGTGGCAGATCGATCGGAAGTCATTACCCTGCATCTAACGGACTGTCTGGCAATTCTTATGTTCATACTTACCCTCACGCTCCACAATCTTACCCGCGTGGTACTCAGACCCATAGCTACCCCCACACGCCGGGTCTCTCTGGGAACAGTCATTCCCCTCACGGTATGCGACACACAGCCCAGGTAAATCATTACCACTACTATCCACCGCAGCAGATAAGCTATGGATCGGTGCAACATCCTGTGTTCCACGGACATCCCCCTGTATACGTTTACGAGTATAGAAACTCCGGCAGTCGATTTGATAACCTATTAACCGGTCTGGCTTTGTACAATTTGGGCAGAATGTCCGCTAATCGACATGACCACTATCACAACGGGGAATATACGAGAAGACCAGGCGAGATATGCAAACTGAGTATTCATAAAACGAATGGAGAATATGAAGAAACTCGTATAGATTGCAAACTAATGTCCAGTTTTATATGGGACGCAGAACGCGAACAGAAGATAAGCACTAATGTTACTAAAACTGTAACCGTTGTCCAAAACGTGACTAAGGATGGAAACTCGACGGTATTAATTCAGAATACTACAGTAGTTGACGCGCTCCAAGTCAAAGGGCCGTCTATAAATGTGACGCCAGGGATGAGTTGTTTTATGATCCGCGTTTCGAGGGAAACTTCGATCTTGAAAAGGAAAGTGGAATGTGGTCTCTTGCAGGAATACGCCACTAAGTCATTACGATACAACAGTGGTACAGCAATATCACCAatgatattagttttattatcaaCATTTATCTCGCTACAGATATTAAAATCACACACTagtttgaattgtaaataa
- the LOC113400572 gene encoding uncharacterized protein LOC113400572, with the protein MAEAALARREARRRKILENSHNRLQLISGKNDNEICKESSIKAPIPEPILEHSNFQESSSSNKCALNNGVITTGDPFVFVSTNHDNFVIGDGDVTIPSHDIAAFLPATTEPTPQSPPLMEKLVSYKYDVVLISLLIQLFYSFSFVTFDNTYFFLPIVLYVTTKLIWFPKQQSSNFANALLLLNGMSASRVQRIMSVTQWISAFSQDVCVYLFTIICVQSLCESVRNNM; encoded by the exons ATGGCTGAAGCAGCATTAGCACGTCGTGAAGCAcgaagaagaaaaatattagaGAATTCTCATAACAGACTTCAACTTATATCGGGAAAAAATGACAATGAAATTTGTAAag AATCTTCGATCAAAGCGCCAATACCTGAACCGATCCTTGAGCACTCGAATTTTCAAGAAAGCAGCAGTTCCAACAAGTGTGCTCTTAACAATGGCGTAATAACTACTGGAGATCCATTTGTTTTTGTGTCAACGAATCACGACAATTTTGTAATAGGTGATGGAGATGTCACCATTCCAAGTCATGACATAGCAGCTTTTTTACCCGCGACAACTGAACCAACGCCACAGTCTCCACCGTTAATGGAAAAATTAGTTAGCTACAAATACGACGTAGTGCTAATATCcttattaattcaattgttttatagtttttcGTTTGTAACATTTGATAATACATACTTCTTTCTTCCCATAGTTTTATATGtcacaacaaaattaatatggTTCCCAAAGCAACAAAGTTCTAATTTTGCCAATGcccttttacttttaaatggtATGTCAGCCAGTAGAGTACAGAGAATTATGTCAGTCACACAATGGATAAGTGCATTCTCTCAGgatgtgtgtgtatatttattCACAATTATATGTGTACAGTCCCTTTGTGAGAGTGTGAGAAACAACATGTag
- the LOC113400571 gene encoding transcription factor A, mitochondrial: protein MSPFSNLCRLSNFITGSYKNVLLGRTNWINQTQICNYTKKSAEAKLGIEKPKRPLTPFFKFMTQMRPALLAKNPGISSKEAIAWSSKHWQQLDNETKSQMLKEYEKDLEDYKKIKDIYESSLTDQQKEDIKRVKDEMAAAKEKRKLKAEYKEMGRPKKPMSSYFLFAQSRHDTFKGSDMKEYQEKLRTAWLKLPESERVAFEKQAQSLMIKYKKDLEAWELKMLSLGRSDLIRQKPTRQKKTKSAKDTQ, encoded by the exons atgtctCCATTTAGTAATTTATGTCGTTTGAGTAACTTCATAACAGGCAGCTATAAGAATGTATTACTTGGAAG AACAAACTGGATTAATCAAACccaaatatgtaattatacgaAAAAGTCAGCTGAAGCGAAGTTAGGGATTGAGAAGCCAAAGCGACCTCTAACTCCTTTCTTTAAGTTCATGACGCAGATGCGACCTGCTCTTCTCGCCAAGAACCCTGGCATTAGCTCCAAAGAAGCCATAGCCTGGAGTTCTAAACATTGGCAACAGTTGGACAATGag ACAAAGTCACAAATGCTAAAAGAATATGAAAAAGATCTGGAGGATTACAAAAAGATCAAAGATATCTATGAATCTTCACTCACCGATCAGCAAAAAGAGGATATCAAGAGAGTCAAAGATGAAATGGCTGCTGCTAAAGAAAAAAGAAAGCTCAAAgct GAATATAAAGAAATGGGCCGGCCAAAGAAACCAATGTCTTCCTACTTCTTATTTGCCCAATCAAGACATGATACATTTAAGGGTAGTGATATGAAAGAATACCAAGAAAAGTTGAGAACAGCCTGGTTAAAATTACCTGAGAGTGAAAGAGTGGCTTTCGAAAAACAGGCTCAAAGTCTTATGATAAAGTATAA GAAAGATTTAGAAGCATGGGAATTGAAAATGTTATCATTAGGTCGTTCGGACCTTATTAGGCAGAAACCTACCCGGCAGAAGAAAACAAAATCTGCTAAAGATACACAATAG
- the Caf1-55 gene encoding chromatin assembly factor 1 p55 subunit, translating to MGDKGDGETFDDAVEERVINEEYKIWKKNTPFLYDLVMTHALEWPSLTAQWLPDVTRPEGKDYSVHRLILGTHTSDEQNHLLIASVQLPNEDAQFDASHYDNDKGEFGGFGSVSGKIDIEIKINHEGEVNRARYMPQNPCVIATKTPSSDVLVFDYTKHPSKPEPSGECHPDLRLRGHQKEGYGLSWNPNLNGYLLSASDDHTICLWDINATPKEGRVIEAKSVFTGHTAVVEDVAWHLLHESLFGSVADDQKLMIWDTRCNNTSKPSHTVDAHTAEVNCLSFNPYSEFILATGSADKTVALWDLRNLKLKLHSFESHKDEIFQVQWSPHNETILASSGTDRRLHVWDLSKIGEEQTAEDAEDGPPELLFIHGGHTAKISDFSWNPNEPWVICSVSEDNIMQVWQMAENIYNDEEPETPASELESGVNVNHG from the exons ATGGGTGATAAAGGTGATGgag AAACGTTCGACGATGCTGTGGAGGAAAGGGTTATTAacgaagaatataaaatatggaaGAAGAACACACCATTCTTGTATGACCTGGTCATGACACACGCTCTGGAGTGGCCCTCTCTGACTGCACAGTGGCTTCCAGATGTTACTAGACCCGAAGGAAAAGATTATTCCGTTCACAG GCTAATTCTGGGTACACACACATCGGATGAACAAAACCATCTCCTGATTGCAAGTGTCCAGCTACCAAATGAAGATGCACAGTTTGATGCCAGTCATTATGACAATGATAAGGGTG AATTTGGTGGTTTTGGATCTGTATCGGGCAAAATAGATatagagataaaaataaaccatgAGGGTGAAGTGAATAGAGCACGCTATATGCCACAGAATCCTTGCGTCATTGCAACAAAAACTCCATCCTCTGATGTGTTAGTGTTTGATTACACCAAGCATCCTTCTAAACCAGAACCTTCTGGAGAATGCCATCCTGATcttag attgcGTGGTCACCAAAAAGAGGGCTATGGGCTATCCTGGAACCCTAACCTCAATGGCTATCTTCTTTCAGCTAG TGATGACCATACGATCTGCCTGTGGGACATCAACGCGACGCCCAAGGAGGGGCGCGTGATCGAGGCCAAGTCCGTGTTCACGGGCCACACGGCCGTGGTGGAGGACGTGGCCTGGCACTTGCTGCACGAGTCGCTCTTCGGCTCAGTGGCTGATGACCAGAAGCTTATGATTTGGGATACTAG ATGTAACAATACCTCTAAGCCGTCACACACGGTTGACGCACATACGGCAGAAGTCAACTGTCTCAGCTTCAACCCTTACTCAGAATTTATCTTAGCGACTGGCAGTGCTGATAAAAcg gtcgCTCTATGGGATTTACGTAATTTGAAACTCAAACTTCACTCATTCGAATCACACAAGGATGAAATCTTCCAAGTACAGTGGTCACCGCATAATGAAACCATCCTTGCAAGCAGCGGTACTGATAgaag ACTGCATGTGTGGGACCTGTCCAAGATAGGAGAGGAGCAGACGGCGGAGGACGCCGAGGACGGCCCGCCCGAGCTGCTCTTTATACATGGCGGACACACTGCCAAGATCTCAGACTTCTCCTGGAACCCCAACGAGCCCTGGGTCATCTGCTCCGTTTCCGAGGACAACATCATGCAG GTGTGGCAGATGGCGGAGAACATTTACAACGACGAGGAGCCCGAGACGCCGGCCTCGGAGCTGGAGTCGGGCGTCAACGTCAACCACGGGTAA